The following coding sequences lie in one Aspergillus luchuensis IFO 4308 DNA, chromosome 8, nearly complete sequence genomic window:
- a CDS encoding uncharacterized protein (COG:S;~EggNog:ENOG410PK7P;~InterPro:IPR001077,IPR036388,IPR016461,IPR029063, IPR036390;~PFAM:PF00891;~SMCOG1042:O-methyltransferase;~antiSMASH:Cluster_8.15;~go_function: GO:0008168 - methyltransferase activity [Evidence IEA];~go_function: GO:0008171 - O-methyltransferase activity [Evidence IEA]), protein MSVPDLIKSINAVTASGELNSIDEQQRAELSSACDRLKAMCESPLEKTFKLLFTEHQTMVLRPAIDLKLFDAVIHHSSQNETGKVTVAQIATDTKADPVLVARIMRFLSAIGTLEQHTSDTFTPTPLSSSYISTSPLAAAIIHFTHFHSFLTHLPDYFAKNNWTNPNSLTNTPFQFAANTSAHYFDYLATKPYYQSSFNTVMKSPIRRAGQPWFNLFPVTEKLQMESPNPDSVLLVDIGGGQGQDLLAFRSAFPDLPGRLILQDLPHVIADAEIPDGVIESQGYDFFTEQPVKGARGYMLRTVLHDWPDNEVVKILSRVREAMSEESVLLIVEKVIPETGGGLMAAIGDLSMMVSFAGAERTERQYAELLVRAGLRLVKCWVGSENEGMEMGVVEARI, encoded by the exons ATGAGCGTCCCCGATCTTATCAAGTCAATCAACGCTGTCACCGCCAGTGGCGAGCTGAACAGTATAGATGAGCAGCAGCGTGCGGAGCTGTCGTCTGCATGCGATAGACTGAAGGCGATGTGCGAATCGCCGCTTGAGAAGACGTTCAAGCTTTTGTTTACG GAACACCAAACCATGGTTCTCCGTCCAGCCATCGACCTTAAGCTCTTCGACGCAGTCATCCACCACTCATCTCAGAATGAGACCGGCAAAGTCACTGTGGCCCAGATAGCCACTGACACGAAAGCAGACCCAGTACTCGTCG CCCGAATCATgcgcttcctctccgccaTAGGAACCCTTGAACAACACACATCCGACACCTTCACACCtactcctctctcctcatcctaCATATCAACCTCTCCACTCGCAGCAGCAATCATCCACTT CACGCACTTCCActccttcctcacccacctGCCAGACTACTTCGCCAAAAACAACTGGACCAACCCCAACTCCCTAACCAACACGCCCTTTCAATTCGCCGCCAACACCTCGGCCCACTACTTCGACTATCTGGCCACAAAACCTTACTACCAGTCCTCCTTCAACACAGTCATGAAATCTCCCATCCGTCGAGCCGGACAACCATGGTTCAATCTGTTCCCCGTCACCGAGAAACTCCAGATGGAATCTCCGAATCCCGATTCAGTACTGTTGGTAGATATCGGCGGCGGCCAAGGCCAGGACCTTCTCGCATTCCGCTCCGCGTTCCCTGATCTCCCTGGACGACTGATTCTTCAGGATCTGCCGCATGTTATCGCTGATGCGGAGATACCTGATGGCGTGATAGAGAGCCAAGGTTATGATTTCTTCACTGAGCAGCCTGTAAAGGGAGCGAGGGGGTATATGCTCCGTACCGTGCTCCACGATTGGCCTGATAACGAGGTAGTGAAAATCCTGAGTCGAGTGCGGGAGGCGATGAGTGAGGAGTCGGTGTTGTTGATCGTGGAGAAGGTCATTCCGGAGACAGGCGGCGGGTTGATGGCTGCTATCGGGGATCTAAGTATGATGGTGAGTTTCGCTGGCGCGGAGAGGACGGAGAGGCAATATGCGGAGTTACTTGTCAGGGCGGGGTTGAGACTGGTGAAGTGTTGGGTGGGGAGTGAGAatgaggggatggagatgggcgTGGTAGAGGCGAGGATATaa
- a CDS encoding MFS transporter (COG:G;~EggNog:ENOG410PUJ2;~InterPro:IPR020846,IPR011701,IPR036259;~PFAM:PF07690;~SMCOG1106:major facilitator transporter;~TransMembrane:11 (o46-64i85-105o111-129i141-162o209-235i282-301o321-340i361-380o386-406i418-443o455-476i);~antiSMASH:Cluster_8.15;~go_function: GO:0022857 - transmembrane transporter activity [Evidence IEA];~go_process: GO:0055085 - transmembrane transport [Evidence IEA]) has translation MVRIWPKSAHDQPSDLEKASPSRDPEYQVKWDPDDPLNPQNWPVRYKWWVTVQLGMLALAGSLGSSITTSADDTIAEYIGVSSEVAVLDVSLYILGFVLGPIIWAPVSEVWGRRISMLPAIFCLAIFDIGTANSRNAPAIFLTRFFAGFFGSAPISNVTAALGDMWSKETRGTAVSIYAIAVNGGPDLGPIIGAAIMANSKLGWRWTAYIHAIWVFATFLMAFFFLPELYPLVLLKRKAQNLRKSTNDSRYWHPHEHLHLSVQSIVTKQLARPLRMLCTEPIVTCIAFYAAFVYAVMYLTLEVFPIAFEELRGWSPVVGALPFLALLIGVILSTGVNIYNQFRYNRISAAANGAPVPEARLPPMMFGGVVLVLGLFWFAWTATPAYHWILPCLAAFCIGAGFNCIFQQCLNFLIDVYRIYAASSTAAVTFLRSIMAAGLPLAAKPMIRALGIGPAISIIGAVAAVLLPVPFLFVRYGPALRRASKMIDGQ, from the exons ATGGTCCGCATATGGCCCAAATCCGCCCATGACCAGCCATCGGACCTGGAAAAAGCGTCTCCGTCGCGCGACCCCGAATACCAGGTGAAATGGGACCCGGATGATCCCCTAAATCCGCAGAATTGGCCAGTGCGCTACAAATGGTGGGTGACAGTGCAACTGGGTATGCTCGCTCTGGCCGGCAGTTTGggctccagcatcaccacctcTGCCGATGACACCATCGCCGAGTATATTGGCGTGAGCAGCGAAGTCGCTGTTCTCGATGTGTCCCTGTACAT TCTCGGCTTCGTCCTCGGCCCCATCATCTGGGCCCCCGTCTCCGAAGTCTGGGGTCGGCGTATCAGCATGCTCCCCGCCATCTTCTGCCTGGCGATCTTCGACATTGGCACTGCGAACAGTCGCAATGCcccagccatcttcctcacgCGCTTCTTCGCCGGCTTCTTTGGCTCCGCGCCCATCAGCAACGTCACCGCCGCGCTGGGCGACATGTGGAGTAAAGAAACGCGCGGCACAGCAGTGAGCATCTACGCAATCGCCGTAAACGGCGGTCCAGATCTGGGTCCCATCATCGGCgcagccatcatggccaaCTCCAAACTCGGCTGGCGCTGGACCGCATACATCCACGCAATCTGGGTCTTCGCGACCTTCCTCAtggccttctttttcctcccgGAACTCTACCCGCTTGTGCTGCTGAAACGCAAAGCGCAAAACCTCCGCAAATCCACCAACGACAGTCGATATTGGCATCCCCATGAACACCTGCACCTGTCTGTCCAATCCATCGTCACGAAGCAACTCGCTCGCCCGCTCCGCATGCTCTGCACTGAACCTATCGTTACTTGCATCGCTTTCTACGCGGCCTTTGTCTACGCCGTCATGTACCTCACACTTGAAGTCTTCCCTATCGCATTCGAAGAACTCCGCGGCTGGTCTCCCGTCGTCGGtgctctccccttcctcgccctcctaaTCGGTGTTATCCTCTCCACCGGAGTCAACATCTACAACCAGTTCCGCTATAACCGCATCTCTGCAGCCGCGAACGGTGCACCGGTCCCAGAGGCCCGCTTACCCCCCATGATGTTCGGCGGTGTTGTTCTTGTGCTTGGCCTGTTCTGGTTCGCCTGGACAGCAACACCAGCCTATCACTGGATCCTGCCATGTCTGGCGGCATTCTGCATCGGAGCAGGGTTTAATTGCATTTTCCAGCAATGTTTGAATTTCCTCATCGACGTGTATCGCATATATGCGGCTAGTTCAACTGCCGCCGTTACCTTCCTGAGAAGTATCATGGCAGCGGGATTGCCGTTAGCGGCGAAGCCGATGATCAGGGCCCTTGGGATTGGGCCGGCGATATCGATTATCGGCGCTGTGGCGGCAGTGTTGTTGCCCGTGCCGTTTTTGTTTGTCAGATATGGGCCGGCGTTGAGGAGGGCGTCGAAGATGATTGATGGGCAGTGA
- a CDS encoding uncharacterized protein (COG:S;~EggNog:ENOG410PUN9;~InterPro:IPR036291,IPR008030;~PFAM:PF13460,PF05368;~SMCOG1199:NmrA family protein;~antiSMASH:Cluster_8.15): protein METPITVGVIGATGNTGRSVVDGLLSSPIKFAVTSFTRQASVDSQANNTLKAKGVQIVGYDLDGPRQVLVEQLKSTEVLISCITWEHLESQVPWIEAAKEAGVKRFVPSEWVGPAPRGIIDIKDKKLDILGVIQRVGLPYTLIDVGCWFQVWVPKIPSGQSDHAHSIYIDHRIVGHGNQKFGLTDMGDIGKYVAQIISDERTLNRRVFAYTEVLSMNEIWDTMATVSGETPLKEFVSESEIKEIIQRCGKRWQENGEKVDIMDVANYNMGQYRISWCIRGDNTPEYADYLGYLDFWKLFPDFPKGRSLEAYYQQVLTEGSK, encoded by the exons ATGGAAACCCCAATTACCGTGGGCGTGATAGGTGCGACAGGTAATACAGGCCGGTCTGTGGTAGACGGTCTACTTTCCTCACCGATAAAGTTT GCTGTCACATCATTTACTCGACAAGCTTCAGTCGACAGCCaagccaacaacaccctcaaAGCAAAAGGTGTCCAAATTGTCGGCTACGACTTGGACGGTCCTCGGCAGGTTCTGGTAGAACAGTTAAAAAGTACCGAAGTCCTCATCTCATGTATTACCTGGGAACATTTGGAATCTCAGGTTCCATGGATTGAGGCCGCCAAAGAAGCAGGTGTGAAGCGATTCGTGCCTTCGGAATGGGTGGGACCGGCACCCAGAGGGATTATTGACATCAAAGACAAGAAGCTCGACATCCTGGGCGTAATTCAACGGGTGGGTCTACCGTACACACTCATCGACGTTGGATGTTGGTTTCAGGTCTGGGTCCCCAAGATTCCGTCTGGTCAGTCGGACCACGCCCATTCGATTTATATCGACCACCGGATCGTTGGTCATGGTAATCAGAAGTTTGGGTTGACGGATATGGGAGATATTGGCAAATATGTCGCGCAGATTATATCGGATGAGCGGACTTTGAATAGACGTGTGTTTGCGTATACCGAAGTTCTGAGTATGAATGAGATTTGGGACACAATGGCAACGGTCAGCGGGGAGACACCCCTGAAAGAGTTT GTTTCAGAATCAGAGATCAAAGAGATCATCCAACGGTGCGGCAAGAGGTGGCAGGAGAATGGGGAGAAGGTCGATATCATGGACGTTGCCAATTACAATATGGGCCAATACCGCATATCATGGTGTATTCGAGGGGACAATACCCCAGAGTATGCGGACTATCTAGGATACTTGGATTTCTGGAAGCTGTTCCCAGACTTTCCAAAGGGCAGGTCGTTGGAGGCGTACTATCAGCAGGTCCTCACTGAGGGCTCCAAATGA
- a CDS encoding putative NRPS-like protein biosynthetic cluster (COG:I;~EggNog:ENOG410PQB7;~InterPro:IPR000873,IPR036736,IPR042099,IPR023213, IPR020845;~PFAM:PF00501;~SMCOG1002:AMP-dependent synthetase and ligase;~antiSMASH:Cluster_8.15), which yields MREVVRSDPEHQSRSAWERLVEAVERHPDHLALICAHQRAGLYGLGDKTKEEHGQWSFGELYEGIIRLSASLESLGLSNDCLLFVILGNSLEHVLTTWAGYRLGCIHVSVHPNTLSNSAEARHVVQTVLDNRPSPRAAVLVKDETAADQFDQLFPQLDVIKIIIGNGQPTPSAWTDFDQLMQSGKASSGPSTSPPSRETSIFFSSGTTSLPKPCEMNVPAWISSLASGSTLGLVRPGDRLMSLVPCSHVLGYMGQMFALTHGATLVYPSYLAFDPRTTIDTLRNVPCKYIVMVSALVHAFISADLSSTPLPPIDTVIFSGMTLSTAVAKEFQLRVGTRAIENLYGMTEGAFCATGPVEDLDSISRDGFLAAGRPMTGSTLRLCAPNSTEPLPPGVAGEVHYSGYQTARGYIGVQSDSFYIDENGCYWYKTGDQAIMYESNGLVYPVGRYKDLIIRGGKNISPSAIEAVLNRDPELHQLNPQAVPLPDAVAGEVPVIVVNRDVIQPQVQYIMHLILTQMGAAYVPDKVISIQTLGAANYPRTTSGKVQKVKLAALVRQYAAAQSDVPVPSAPSNSREIRKRVVQLWADVLAATIEEVDVQAALSERVDSITLMRVHSRATKLTGRHTPFAAWASAKTIADQILLLETADSQPEDPYPTAHNDGHARVGGPELEDMVHLMGDSSRLPSTQALVQQAIARYQLTWDDVEDVFPATDFQNIMRQAQLIDYWEFFVCIHTRGHSVPELRKALEATLPLHPMLRSFVVQDETPQTLLVTVRPSQSILDRCIVDYGEVATLADVHKLVVNFPREHRIALPGPLFCGLMVYVKEIKSAVLVADFCHSVMDATYHEIFEDDLELALSGQPLRAHASYKAWNESYFLLEDALASRPAFEYHLSQMQQVPDGPVALWPTPSRPLRTLSGQQSEGLYLLEFQLPALMSLHQHHPTLMTSVVLKTALALLSIFHTKHSEMLLLNVEAARGRFPFLPSSFPREGPLDGARVAGPTLTGNVERITYDPNETVLQLLYRVQAQQALITRYANAPWRRILEELPRMKELYPAVADHLIFNWTGTTTFKADDKRRLHEHIQRQEIFFQPTCGLMVDAGASGKDGTDLCVSLTGAVANNSPDWIRDIAQGLQKITTWLTQEENWGRSVRLFSECL from the exons ATGCGCGAAGTCGTAAGAAGCGACCCTGAGCATCAAAGCCGCTCAGCTTGGGAACGACTGGTCGAGGCAGTGGAAAGACACCCTGACCATCTGGCACTAATCTGCGCGCACCAACGAGCTGGCCTCTATGGGCTTGGAGACAAGACCAAGGAAGAACATGGTCAATGGAGTTTTGGGGAACTGTATGAAGGCATCATCCGCCTGTCTGCCTCCTTGGAGTCACTGGGTCTTTCGAATGATTGTCTGCTTTTTGTGATCCTCGGTAACAGTCTAGAGCATGTCCTTACCACCTGGGCTGGATACCGACTTGGCTGCATCCATGTCTCTGTCCACCCCAATACGTTGTCCAACTCGGCGGAAGCTCGCCATGTCGTCCAAACCGTTCTCGATAACCGCCCCAGCCCCAGGGCAGCCGTCCTTGTCAAAGATGAAACGGCAGCCGACCAGTTTGATCAACTGTTTCCCCAGCTGGATGTGATCAAAATAATCATCGGAAATGGCCAGCCGACTCCTTCTGCATGGACAGATTTTGACCAGCTCATGCAATCTGGAAAAGCCTCATCGGGCCCTTCAACATCACCCCCGTCGCGCGAGACGtccatctttttttctagCGGAACCACATCGCTGCCCAAACCATGTGAAATGAACGTTCCTGCTTGGATCAGCTCTCTAGCGAGTGGGTCAACTCTGGGCTTAGTCCGCCCAGGGGACCGACTGATGTCGCTCGTTCCATGTAGCCATGTACTTGGCTATATGGGGCAGATGTTTGCCCTGACACATGGGGCTACACTCGTCTACCCATCTTATTTGGCCTTTGACCCACGTACTACGATTGACACCCTTCGGAATGTTCCCTGCAAATATATAGTCATGGTATCAGCGTTGGTGCATGCCTTCATCAGTGCGGACCTCAGCTCGACCCCACTTCCTCCGATTGACACAGTCATTTTCTCTGGAATGACACTGTCTACTGCTGTAGCTAAGGAATTTCAATTGAGAGTGGGTACGCGAGCGATCGAGAATCTATACGGTATGACGGAGGGGGCGTTTTGCGCCACCGGCCCAGTGGAAGACCTCGACAGTATCTCGCGCGACGGCTTCCTGGCCGCCGGGCGTCCTATGACAGGCTCAACACTGCGCCTTTGTGCTCCGAACAGTACGGAGCCTCTGCCACCAGGTGTGGCGGGAGAGGTGCACTACAGTGGCTACCAGACTGCCCGTGGTTATATCGGCGTGCAGAGCGATTCATTCTACATTGATGAAAATGGATGTTACTGGTACAAGACCGGTGATCAGGCTATTATGTACGAATCAAACGGACTTGTCTATCCTGTTGGTCGGTACAAAGACCTCATCATCCGGGGTGGCAAGAATATATCGCCGTCTGCCATCGAGGCGGTACTCAACCGAGACCCCGAATTGCATCAGCTTAATCCTCAAGCCGTCCCTCTGCCAGACGCTGTGGCAGGGGAGGTTCCGGTTATTGTCGTAAATCGCGATGTTATACAGCCGCAAGTGCAATACATCATGCATCTGATTCTAACGCAGATGGGTGCGGCATATGTTCCTGATAAAGTCATTTCCATCCAAACGCTTGGGGCCGCAAACTATCCTCGCACGACCTCAGGCAAGGTGCAAAAGGTCAAACTAGCGGCCCTGGTGCGTCAGTATGCTGCTGCCCAATCCGATGTTCCTGTGCCATCGGCACCTAGCAACTCCAGGGAGATACGCAAGCGTGTAGTGCAGCTCTGGGCAGATGTCTTAGCGGCCACGATCGAAGAGGTTGATGTGCAGGCGGCGCTTTCGGAACGTGTTGATAGCATCACCTTGATGCGCGTGCATTCCAGAGCGACCAAGCTCACCGGCAGACATACCCCATTCGCGGCTTGGGCAAGCGCCAAAACCATTGCGGACCAAATCCTGCTCCTTGAAACCGCAGATAGCCAACCAGAGGACCCATATCCCACTGCTCACAATGATGGCCACGCTCGGGTTGGAGGTCCAGAATTGGAAGATATGGTGCACCTGATGGGCGACTCCAGCCGACTCCCTTCTACGCAGGCCTTGGTCCAACAAGCCATTGCGCGCTATCAGCTCACAtgggatgatgttgaagatgtcTTCCCGGCCACTGATTTCCAAAACATCATGCGCCAGGCTCAACTAATTGACTACTGGGAATTCTTCGTCTGCATACACACCAGAGGGCATTCTGTCCCGGAGCTGCGCAAGGCTCTGGAGGCTACGTtgcctcttcatcccatGCTGCGATCCTTTGTTGTGCAAGATGAGACCCCGCAGACTCTGCTGGTGACCGTCCGCCCGTCACAATCGATTCTTGACCGCTGCATTGTGGACTACGGCGAGGTCGCCACATTGGCCGACGTACACAAATTAGTGGTCAATTTTCCCCGGGAGCATCGGATTGCCTTACCAGGACCTTTGTTCTGCGGATTGATGGTGTACGTAAAGGAGATAAAGAGTGCCGTTCTCGTTGCAGATT TCTGCCATTCTGTCATGGATGCGACCTACCATGAAATATTtgaagatgatctggagCTCGCGCTGAGCGGGCAGCCACTTCGAGCGCATGCTTCATATAAAGCGTGGAATGAGAGCTACTTTCTGCTGGAGGATGCTCTGGCTAGCCGACCGGCTTTTGAGTATCACCTTTCGCAGATGCAGCAAGTGCCGGACGGACCAGTAGCGCTATGGCCCACACCTAGTCGCCCACTGAGGACCTTATCCGGACAACAATCGGAAGGGTTGTACCTGCTCGAGTTTCAGCTACCGGCGTTGATGTCTCTGCACCAGCACCATCCGACTCTGATGACATCAGTGGTCCTCAAGACAGCCCTCGCCCTGTTATCCATTTTCCACACCAAGCACTCGGAGATGCTACTCCTCAATGTTGAAGCAGCACGGGGGCGATTCCCCTTCTTGCCGTCCTCCTTTCCGCGTGAAGGCCCGCTGGACGGGGCCCGCGTTGCCGGGCCTACACTGACAGGCAACGTAGAGCGGATCACCTATGACCCAAATGAGACAGTACTACAATTACTTTATCGCGTCCAGGCTCAGCAGGCTCTGATAACGCGTTACGCGAATGCACCGTGGAGGCGCATTCTTGAGGAATTGCCTCGTATGAAAGAGTTGTACCCTGCAGTAGCTGATCACTTGATCTTCAACTGGACAGGGACGACGACCTTCAAGGCAGACGACAAGAGACGACTGCACGAGCATATTCAGCGGCAAGAGATCTTCTTTCAGCCTACTTGTGGCTTGATGGTCGATGCTGGTGCGTCCGGCAAGGACGGTACTGATCTCTGTGTCTCCCTCACTGGCGCGGTGGCGAATAACTCGCCTGACTGGATTCGTGACATTGCGCAGGGACTGCAGAAGATTACGACGTGGCTGACGCAGGAGGAAAATTGGGGGCGTTCGGTTAGATTATTTTCTGAGTGTCTTTAG
- a CDS encoding MFS transporter (COG:G;~EggNog:ENOG410Q07H;~InterPro:IPR020846,IPR011701,IPR036259;~PFAM:PF07690;~SMCOG1005:Drug resistance transporter, EmrB/QacA;~TransMembrane:12 (i89-108o128-145i157-176o182-203i215-239o245-266i316-338o358-382i407-426o432-459i471-494o500-522i);~antiSMASH:Cluster_8.15;~go_function: GO:0022857 - transmembrane transporter activity [Evidence IEA];~go_process: GO:0055085 - transmembrane transport [Evidence IEA]): protein MAFIYQYRGLRRYVNELVDDASRAQHESSSSSDHASPQPLGHPPSKIRDPSQIPGILLKSDCNGEKYYEVSWATHDPFNPQQWSHARRVASTMCVCLIALVTTMASAIDSAVLTEASRHFGVSQVAESLATGLYLIGFGVGALIASPMSEIVGRFPVYIGALIIFGSWILGAALAPNFGSQLVFRFLAGLCGSAPLTVAGGSISDVWSTLEKTFGFPIFAIPGFGGPILGPVVGAYIGYSPHISWRWAEWIMLIFDGLVIVIIFLFKRETFAPQLLYYKAKFFREATGDARFKTAGEASGSGSLLPVLKRNFTRPWLLLMEPIVIFFTFYLTVVYIVLFTFLDGYVFIFADTYGINEGLANICFLGLFIGILISMVLVPILYRKTAKQLRDAGDDGSGRMIDRESRLFFAQIGAPAIPIGLFWMGWTDYPSIAIWSPLAASIAVGFGVICIFLSAYMYIIDSYQQYAASALTFVALVRYLAAGGMTVVGIPMYSNLGTHWTLTVLGIISAVAAPIPYVLTFWGPSLRKRSKWATAISA from the exons ATGGCGTTTATATACCAATATCGGGGCTTGCGACGATACGTGAACGAGCTGGTTGATGACGCCAGTCGTGCCCAGCACgagtcatcatcttcctctgatCACGCATCGCCGCAGCCTCTTGGACATCCACCGAGTAAGATCAGAGATCCCTCTCAAATCCCTGGAATTTTGTTGAAATCGGATTGTAACGGTGAAAAGTACTATGAGGTGTCTTGGGCAACCCACGATCCCTTCAACCCGCAGCAATGGTCGCATGCCCGCCGAGTCGCCTCCACCATGTGTGTCTGCCTGATCGCCTTGGTCACCACCATGGCATCAGCCATCGATTCCGCCGTTCTGACTGAAGCTTCCCGGCACTTTGGAGTTTCCCAAGTCGCCGAATCACTCGCAACTGGCCTGTATCTCATTGGCTTCGGAGTCGGTGCGCTTATTGCTAGTCCCATGTCTGAAATTGTTGGCCGATTCCCCGTCTACATTGGCGCTTTGATTATCTTCGGATCCTGGATTCTCGGTGCTGCGTTGGCTCCGAATTTCGGGTCGCAGTTGGTCTTCCGCTTCCTCGCGGGACTCTGTGGTTCTGCGCCTCTGACTGTTGCGGGTGGTTCGATTTCCGACGTGTGGAGTACGCTGGAGAAAACCTTCGGGTTCCCCATCTTTGCAATCCCCGGGTTTGGCGGGCCTATCCTTG GACCCGTTGTCGGAGCATACATCGGTTACAGTCCCCACATCAGTTGGAGGTGGGCTGAATGGATCATGCTCATTTTTGACGGTCTGGTGATAGTcatcatctttctcttcaagCGCGAGACCTTTGCACCTCAACTCCTGTACTACAAAGCCAAGTTCTTCCGCGAAGCGACCGGAGATGCGCGGTTCAAGACAGCCGGCGAGGCCTCGGGATCGGGAAGCCTGCTGCCCGTTTTGAAGAGGAACTTCACTCGTCCTTGGCTACTTCTCATGGAGCCAATCgtgatcttcttcacattTTACTTGACAGTTGTCTACATTGTCCTGTTCACGTTCCTGGACGG AtatgtcttcatcttcgccgaTACATACGGAATCAACGAAGGCCTGGCCAACATTTGCTTTTTGGGACTTTTCATTGGGATCCTCATCAGCATGGTCCTCGTCCCTATCCTTTATCGCAAAACTGCCAAACAGTTGCGAGacgctggtgatgatggctcCGGTCGCATGATAGACAGAGAGTCGCGTCTCTTCTTCGCGCAAATCGGAGCCCCAGCCATTCCGATCGGTCTTttctggatgggatggactgACTAT CCTTCCATCGCTATTTGGTCTCCCTTAGCCGCCTCGATCGCCGTCGGTTTCGGTGTCATCTGTATCTTCCTCTCAGCCTACATGTATATTATCGACTCCTATCAGCAGTACGCGGCGTCTGCACTGACCTTCGTGGCACTGGTTCGGTATCTGGCTGCGGGCGGAATGACGGTGGTCGGAATCCCGATGTATTCGAATCTTGGCACTCATTGGACGCTCACTGTTCTTGGGATCATCAGTGCGGTGGCTGCGCCCATTCCCTACGTACTCACCTTCTGGGGTCCTTCTCTGCGGAAGAGGAGTAAATGGGCCACAGCTATCTCGGCTTGA
- a CDS encoding GFA family protein (COG:S;~EggNog:ENOG410PYGA;~InterPro:IPR011057,IPR006913;~PFAM:PF04828;~antiSMASH:Cluster_8.15;~go_function: GO:0016846 - carbon-sulfur lyase activity [Evidence IEA]): MVVKGSCNCGRIRITMDNPTPSGGGVMICYCLNCRKQSGAAGTYVVVVENKDMVLTGSPKKFLDTNTACGRPLDRYFCYTCGCPIMYRSETVLPGKSLLMFGLFDDIPKPVAEVWTKRRPEWIPATSEVLQYVTDIPDDVSGEEAKKLGW, translated from the exons ATGGTCGTCAAGGGCTCTTGTAACTGCGGTCGCATCCGCATCACCATGGACAATCCCACACCATCTGGAGGCGGCGTGATGATTTGCTACTGCCTGAATTGTCGAAAGCAGAGTGGCGCCG CCGGCACCTATGTCGTCGTGGTGGAGAACAAAGACATGGTCTTGACCGGTAGTCCCAAGAAATTTCTCGACACCAACACTGCCTGTGGCCGGCCATTGGATCGATATTTCTGTTATACCTGTGGATG TCCGATCATGTACAGAAGTGAGACTGTTTTGCCTGGAAAGTCAC TCCTCATGTTCGGTCTCTTTGATGATATTCCCAAGCCGGTGGCAGAGGTGTGGACCAAGCGTCGGCCGGAGTGGATCCCAGCGACTTCAGAAGTTCTACAATATGTGACGGATATTCCTGACGATGTgagcggagaggaggcgaAGAAACTGGGCTGGTGA